The proteins below come from a single Geobacillus thermoleovorans genomic window:
- a CDS encoding YfhD family protein has protein sequence MGRSRGQRTRDKNKATLPQVPKQLKSDGIDVEYSAEFADHEDLEAQARAAAAGIRRQERKQ, from the coding sequence ATGGGCCGTTCTCGCGGACAACGGACGCGCGACAAAAACAAGGCGACTTTGCCGCAAGTGCCGAAACAGCTGAAATCTGACGGCATCGATGTGGAATACTCGGCAGAATTTGCCGACCATGAAGACCTTGAAGCACAGGCGCGCGCTGCGGCAGCCGGCATCCGCCGGCAAGAGCGCAAACAGTAA
- a CDS encoding YfhE family protein encodes MAEKRKREKSKHTLTSAQEVSYARDFKMADQAGGYTAKKARH; translated from the coding sequence ATGGCGGAAAAACGAAAACGCGAAAAATCGAAGCATACGCTGACAAGCGCCCAAGAAGTAAGCTATGCCCGGGATTTTAAAATGGCGGACCAAGCGGGCGGCTATACGGCCAAAAAGGCGCGCCACTAG
- a CDS encoding GNAT family N-acetyltransferase, translating to MLKKRELQDCHALYELMVHPDVFPFVRQKASSYEEFLFMTKQLMEAEERGELISRTILDEWGNPIGTISLFDIQDGAGFLGTWLGKPYHGLGYNRRAKEAFFHELFYELSIETVFLRIRKVNVRSIKAAEKLPYVTPANETRRALLEQIGADVYNLYEITKDNYTLYTMRHPSFAHNEEQRKEA from the coding sequence ATGTTGAAAAAACGCGAGCTGCAAGACTGCCATGCGCTGTACGAGCTGATGGTGCATCCGGACGTCTTCCCTTTCGTGCGCCAAAAAGCCAGCTCGTACGAAGAGTTTTTATTCATGACAAAACAGCTCATGGAGGCGGAAGAACGCGGCGAATTGATTTCGCGCACGATTTTAGACGAATGGGGAAACCCGATCGGCACAATCAGCCTCTTTGATATCCAAGATGGCGCCGGCTTTTTAGGCACGTGGCTCGGCAAGCCGTATCACGGGCTCGGTTACAATCGGCGCGCCAAAGAAGCGTTTTTCCATGAGCTGTTTTATGAGCTGTCGATCGAGACCGTGTTTTTGCGCATTCGCAAAGTCAACGTCCGCTCGATCAAAGCGGCGGAAAAACTGCCGTACGTCACGCCGGCCAATGAAACGCGGCGGGCGTTGCTCGAGCAAATCGGCGCGGATGTATACAATTTGTACGAAATTACAAAAGACAACTACACGCTCTATACAATGCGCCATCCTTCCTTTGCCCACAATGAAGAACAGCGCAAAGAGGCATAA